Below is a genomic region from Streptomyces roseoviridis.
CCTGGTCCTTGCTCATCGAGCCGTCGCGCTGCCCCTGCTCGACGCCGACACGCAGTGCCGTCTGCATCCGGGCGAAGGTGGTGCGCACGTGCTCGGTGATCCGCGGGTCCTGGCCGGCCATCTCCATGGCGGTGTTCACCACGAGACAGCCGCGGCGGCCGGGCGTCTGTGCCGTCTCCTCGTCGACGACGCTCATCAGGACCGCGCGGATCCGGTCCCGGGCCGGCCCTTCGCCCTCTTCGAGCAGGCCGACCAGCCGGCTCGTCCACTCCGCGTCGTACCGCTGGAGCGCCGCCTCGAACAGGCCGCGCTTGCTCTGGAAGGTGTTGTAGAGGCTGCCGCGGCCCAATCCCGTGCTGTCGACGAGGTCCTGGGCCGACGTTCCGGCGTACCCCTTGTCCCAGAACGTGGCCATCGCCGCGTCCAGTGCGTGGTTGACGTCGAAGCTCCGGGGGCGAGGTGACATGCCGCCAGGTTAGCGGTTCTGGAACGATTGTTAAAATTCAATGGCCCGGCGTGACGGTCTGCCGGAAGGTGTGGTTACCTCAAGTCGTCGACGCGGCACCGAGTGCCCCGGACGCAGCTCCGGGGACCCGTGTACGCCTGTCCGGCGCGGGAGACCGATCACTTTCCCCGTCGCCGGCGCCGCGGAGACCCGGTTCGCCCGCCACGAGCGGGCGGGCACGGGGGAGAGCCCTGTCATCAGGGCATCAACACCTTTGCATGGGGGAATCACCTTGGCACCCGTTCAGTCCGTTGCGCCCCTTTACGGCTTACGCCTGGAAGACGGGGCTTGCCTGCCCGGCCTGCTGGAGCAGCAGGTCGTGGCGCGGCCCGAGGCCGTCGCGGTCGTCTCCGACGACCGCAGCCTCACCTACCGGGAGCTCGCCGACTCCAGCGGCCGACTGGCCGCCCACCTGGCCGACCTGGGCGTCTCG
It encodes:
- a CDS encoding TetR/AcrR family transcriptional regulator encodes the protein MSPRPRSFDVNHALDAAMATFWDKGYAGTSAQDLVDSTGLGRGSLYNTFQSKRGLFEAALQRYDAEWTSRLVGLLEEGEGPARDRIRAVLMSVVDEETAQTPGRRGCLVVNTAMEMAGQDPRITEHVRTTFARMQTALRVGVEQGQRDGSMSKDQEPQALALYLLNSLYGLRVLGKVSDRATLTSLVDQILPPAP